GTATCAAGCATGAATCTATACTACCAGCTTGATGCAGTAAGGAAAGAAAAATGCACTTTATATTTTCTGATGCATCTTATTGATGTTTCGCATGTCACCACCAGTGGGGACAATCGTTTTATTGATGATGGCTTTACAGTTCACCCAAGGTTAAGTCCGGGTATGGGCTTTGAGCTCAAAACGGGCTCCCGATTCGGACTATATGGTGAACTGAACCACGTTTTTCAGATGGATGCACTGCCGCTAAACTACAGCTTTGGCTTCAGGTATGACATTGGAGAGAGTGCGTGGTGAGTTTAACAAAAACTAAAGAAAAGAGGCCGCTTCAAAAGCAGCGGCCTCAGCTTTTTGTTTAGGAGTTATCTCAGGTAGGTACCGAATATGCTTACTTTGTTGAGGTAACCTTTTTTCTTTCCGCTACTCTACCTTAGAGAAATTCGTCATCTCACAATTGTAATTCTTGATAAAGAAATCATCCATTTCATCCGCCTTGAGCGATAATTGCGTCAGGTTCTTTTTGATCTCTTCCCTGAAAGAAGTATAAAGATCTGAAATGGCTACCCTGTAGGAAATAAAGATCTGGTTTTGATAAATGCCAAGCTGATACGGCTCAACAGGATTGCTCAGCAAGTACTTCAAAAGAGCTTCCAGGTTTCCTTTAGGCAGTTTGTTTAACGGAGAGGTTGCATACAGGTAGTTTTTGTTATAGGTAAATATCCTGATCTGCGAGCTGCCCTGATGGAACTCCCAGGCTTCAACCCCTGATCTTGCCAGCACGGGATTGATACCAAGGCCGGAAATGGCTCCTTCTACAAACTGCGCCAGGTCGGTAAGTGGTATTTCGTCAAAGTACTTGAGGTCAATATTCACACCGCAGCTTGCACAGTACTCCGTAGGAGTGGTGATCAGCTCAGCACATGAGCTGCACTTCAATGCCATCGATTTTTCAGTATGCGAACTCACGGAATCCAACTCTTCATGTAACACTGCTGCAGGAATGGCAAACCCCATATTGTCAGCATTTTGAAATTTTGAAGTAGCTATACCTATCAAAGTTCCGTCAGCTGCTACCACCGGGCCTCCGCTGTTGCCCGGGTTGACAGCAGCATCGGTTTGAATGTAATGCTTGCCGGACATCAGTTGCCTGGGGGCAGAAACTATTCCTTCAGTAATGGTATACGGCATGCCATACGGAAAGCCAAGCACATAAACAGATTCACTGTGGCTGACTGTTCTGTCTGTCTGGTAAACCAGGGGCTGTGCATCAGGAGCTTCATGTCCGGACACCAGAAAAGCGATGTCAACATCAGGGTTAATGAAGATCACATCGGCCAGATAGCGGTTCATTTTGTGGTCTTCTAGTGTAACCTGCCTGTTTCCGGCTATAACATGATAGTTAGTTACCCATATATTTCTATCCTTCAATATGAAACCCGTTCCGCTTCCTTTGGAGGTAATTATTTTATATACGTTTGATTTTATATTTTCTATACTCATGGTTATCTAAATAATGGTTTGACAATTAGCTGGCTGTTGCCACGGAATCAGTTCCGGCAAGGGCATTATACTTTTGCTCATTCATAATGGTTTCCATAGCCTCCATTAAAATGGCAGCTGCATCATTCCATGAGGTTCCTCCGGCCCTTTCCAAAGCAGAAGTGATCAGGTTTTTAGGCGTCTCGTCTACCATATTGTAATAGAAAAGACTATAAAAATCTTTAAGAAGGGTGAGTGTGGCGCCAAGGTAGTCCGCTTTCTTAATTTCGTCCTGCGCAGTTTCATAGCCTCTTTTAAAGTTATTTCTTGTCGTTTGCAGGTTAAACGTATATTTATAAGGCACAAACGTCTCTATAACATAAATATCGCCCAGGAACTCGTCCTTGTCATAATTTTTAAGTTTCTGGAGGAATGTCTTGGCCCTGTGGATACGATCAGGGTATGGGTCGCGACCCATCAGATCGGCGATGGCATTTTCAAGCTCAGTCCTCAGGTAACCTTGAGGAGAGACATAGAAATCAATTTTCATAAGCAGTATTTGAAATACATCATAAAGGAATGCATCCCAACGCTTTCCTTCAAAGTAGGTAATATAGTCTTCAGCCTCCTTGATATACTCCTGGATGGTCTGCCATGTTTTATCTAACTGATCGGTGGTAAATCGCTGTATCTGAGGCTCCCGCATTCGGGCAGCCTGAAATTTCTCAATAAACAGATCATCATATTTATCAGCATTGACACAGATCTCCCGAAGCGCATCATATACTTTATAAGGTTCACACATGCCAAGAGGCGAACTAAAATGAAAGGTAAGCTGATCGTCGTTGTCCAGAATAATCCTTGTCATCATAAGCGGGTGGAAGTTCAACTCCGCCACCTGACGCAGTAAGGGAACTGCCGGGCCATTTTGAAGTTTAATGAAAGGTGCCTCGACATGAAGCCGGTCATTTTGTATTTTAATATTTACGACAACAGACCCATGAGGAATATTAAATTCCGTTTGATCGGCATTTCCTGTTTTGCCGGCCAGGTCAGGATCTATATATTTCAGGATACCTGTAATTGCTTCCTTAAAGTTTCCGTTGTCATAAGCTTCCAGCACTTTCGGCCAATAGCCTACATTCATTTTATTAGCCGTCTTTCCAAGGGCTGAATGATAAAAAGATGGAGATGTGTTCATTGGTTTAGTTTGTTGTAAATTTTAAATCAGGAATCATTTTTTAAATATAATTCCCATTTATCTCGCACCAATATAAAGATTTTTTGAAAAAAATGTGTGATAGTGATAATTGCATTTGATGAAATATAGTGTTAAAGATGAACTCCAAACAGCAAATACCACGATGCAACTGAGGCCATATATCCTATGAAAGCGGGTAATGTGCCTAATTTCACATACCTGACAATGGTCAGCTCTTTTACCTGGCCCATAGCCGCTACTCCTGCAGCCGATCCGATAATGAGTATGCTGCCTCCCGTACCGGCAGTAATGGCTAATAAAACCCAATAAGTAAATGTGATGCCTTCGGGAAGCATCTTAATAACCGCAGCGGTTAGCGGCACATTATCCACAACAGCAGATAGCAGACCCAGTGAAGTATGTCCGATAATAATTGCCATAGGGTTTGCGGCCGGGTTATCTCCGAAAATTAACAGTGCAACGTCCCGCAATACACCGTGGTAGTTGAGCGCGCCTACTGCCAGCAGTATACCAATGAAGAAGTTAAGGGTGGCCATATCTATGGTTTTGATGATGTTTACTATGTGGCCCGCCCTTTTCTTAAGTGTTCCTTTTTTCAGGCGGTAGTCAATTACAATTGCGCAGGCTCCAAGGCCAAGCAAAATACCTATAAAAGGGGGAAGGTGGAATAGGTTAACAACCACTGCAAACCCAAAGGTGAAAAGGCCAATAAATATAATACTCCACTGCAGGGGCAGTACTTCTTCAGTTTCCCTGCTTTTGCGGTCCTCATTGGTTATTTTTAAAGTTAACATAGCCTGCGGTACTATCCATGCTATAACTGAGGGTATGAATCCATAAAAAAGAATTTGCCAGGCAGTAAACTTACTGGCCAGCCATAGCATAATAGTAGTTACATCTCCGACCGGCGACATGGCACCCCCGGCATTGGCTGCAATCACAATATTAATAACATATACCACAAAGTTCCGTTTCCTGATATAAAGGTGCCGGCCGATCTGGATCATGATCAGTGTGCTGGTGAGGTTATCCAACAGTGCCGATGCTATAAAAGTAGTAAGCCCCATCAGCCAGAAGAGCTGCCTGTCAGATATTTTTAATATCAGCAACTTGGATTCTACCCAGGTGAAAAAACGGAAATGTGCCATCATTTCTACGAGCGTCATGGCCCCCATAAGGAATACAATGAGGGCAAATATTTCGGCAGACTCATGTAGCATGGCTTCCCTAAGCAGATCCTCGTCTTCACCAATAGCTACAACTATCCACATGATGGACCCGGTGAAAAGGGCTATCCAGCTCTTGTTGACCTGGAGATTGTGCTCGAACGCAATGGCAGTGAAACCAATAATGAAAATGCTAATAAGGAGGACTGATTCGCTATCGTACATAGTGGTAACTTGTTATAAACGATAATGAAGGCACGGCACTTACCGTAACCTTAGATGAATTGGCTTAAAAGGTAACAATCGCCGTTACCTAAGTGTTATGATGTTTAATCATATGTTAAAATAACGGGGTGGCTTTTGAGATTAATGCGAAGAGGGTGAGAATGTTACTATTTGTATGCTGTTAAACTGAAATGCATCGCCTTTCTTAGACCTTTACGAAATTGTCCTTTTGGAACCTTTATCGTACCTTTGTATTTGGTAAAACAGAAATAAAACACCTAATATAATGATCGAGGAAAAATTAAAATACAAGGTCAAAGATATTTCTTTGGCAGCATGGGGCCGTAAGGAAATTGAACTTGCAGAGGCGGAAATGCCCGGACTGATGGCACTTCGTGAAGAGTACGGAAAAGAGAAACCTCTGAAAGGAGCCAGAATTGCAGGCTGTTTGCATATGACTATCCAGACCGCAGTTTTAATAGAGACTTTGGTGGACCTTGGTGCCGACGTTACCTGGTCTTCATGCAACATATTCTCTACTCAGGATCATGCTGCTGCTGCCATTGCGGCCGCAGGTATTCCTGTTTATGCATGGAAAGGAATGAACGCTGAGGAATTTGACTGGTGTATTGAGCAGACCCTTATTTTTCCTGATGGTCAGCCTCTCAATATGATATTGGATGATGGTGGTGACCTTACCAATATGGTTTTTGATAAATACCCTCAATACGTTCAGGGTATCAAAGGGCTTTCTGAAGAAACAACCACCGGAGTTCACAGACTTATCGAAAGAGAGAAGAACGGTACTTTGGTTATGCCGGCTATCAATGTGAACGACTCGGTAACCAAGTCTAAATTTGATAACAAGTATGGTTGTAAAGAATCACTCGTAGATGCTATCAGAAGAGCAACCGATGTGATGATGGCCGGAAAAGTAGCTGTTGTAGGTGGTTATGGTGATGTTGGTAAAGGTTCTGCTGCTTCATTGAGAGGAGCAGGGGCCAGGGTTATCGTTACTGAAATTGACCCTATCTGTGCACTTCAGGCTGCCATGGACGGTTTTGAAGTGAAGAGAATGGATGACGCGGTGAAAGAAGCTGATATTGTAGTTACCGCCACAGGTAACAAAGACATCATCGTGGGACGTCACTTTGAAAGTATGAAAGATAAAACCATCGTTTGTAACATTGGCCACTTCGATAACGAGATTGATGTTGCCTGGTTGAACAAAAATGCTGAAAAAGATGAGATCAAGCCTCAGGTTGACAAATACAGATTATCAAATGGTAATGATATAATTCTTTTGGCTGAAGGAAGATTAGTAAACCTTGGATGTGCTACCGGTCACCCTTCCTTCGTAATGTCTAACTCATTTACTAACCAGACATTGGCTCAGATTGAACTCTGGAACAATACTGAGAATTACGAAAACAAAGTTTACACTTTGCCAAAGCATCTGGATGAGAAAGTAGCCAGACTCCACCTTCAAAAAATTGGTGTTGAGCTGGAAGAGCTTAGCGAAGACCAGGCGAAATACATCGGAGTTACCGTAGAAGGTCCTTTTAAACCTGATTACTACAGGTATTAATAGGGAACTCTCCTGATGATAAAAATAAAGGCTGCCTTGTTGAAGGGCAGCCTTTTTAGTTTTTGCTCAGAATTTCAATCAATATTGCATTTCAGTTCTTCTACCTTTGAAAAATGGTCTGAGAACAACCTTATCCAGCAGAAGCAGGGCAAGTATCAATACTGTAAACAGCAGCCCGTCCGTAATGATCTTTAAATTAACACTATCAGGAAGCTGAACATCCGGCATTTCCATTAGGTTCCCTATCTGAGGCAGGTCGACAGCATCAAACATATCCAGACTAAGCATGCTCTCTGTCATGTACAATGAACCGGCGATTACGGTTAGCAGAGCCAGGATAAGAATGATCAACCCGTTTTTTCTGGAATAAGTTACGCTTTTGGCTATGGGCTTATCCAGGTTGGCCATTACCTTACTGCTGAAATTCTTTGAAGGTGTTTGCAGAGCCGCAGTCATTAGCAGTAGCTGGTCGGTCTTTTTGAGCTCCTCCAGCCGGGAAGCAACCTGAGGCTGATCACATGCCTTTTCGACCCTGGCAGCTTCTTCTCTGCTCAATAACCCGTCTATATAATCCAGCAGCAGCTCGTCTGTTATTTTTAATGGCTTTTCCATAACTATAAATTTAATGCCTCTTCCTTTAATATTGTTTTCATTTCGTCGGCTAATTTTTTTCGGGCCCTGTGCAGCCTCACTTTAGCCGTATTAAAACTCATATTGGTTATTTCTGCGATTTCGTCAAGCGAAAAATCTTTTAAATAAAACAGCGTAAGTATACTTCGATCTATTTCCGGGAGCTTTCCCAGCGCCTGTTTAATAAACCTTTTTTGATCCTGCAGCTCCACCTCGGGAGCAGAGCTGTCATAGTAGGTATACTTCACCGTATCCAGGCTTTCTTTCTTTATTTTTTGTTTTCTCTTACAGGTAATGGCCGTATTAAAGACTATCCTGTAAAGCCAGGTGGAGAATTTTGATTGTCGGTTAAAGCCGGCAAGGTTTTGATAAGCTTTGATGAAACTATCATGAGCGACCTCCTCGGCATCTTCCCGGTTGTTCAGGATGTTCAGGGCAATAGTAAAAGCATAGTTCTTATGCTTCTCTATAAGCTGATTATAGAGTTCACGTTTGCCTCCCAGCACCTTGTCTATTATGATGAGATCATCCAAATTCTTCACGCCGCTTTGACGCAGGTTAATCAACTTAAGTTACAGCTATTTTTAAATTTTTTCAATGGATACGTGGCAGGCCCATTGTCATCCTGAATTTTCACTGAGTAGTGGAGAAGATATCTGAACCTCAGCTAAAAGCATACCTGTTAAAGCAATTCCACTAACAGGCTGATGTGTACTACTAACTTCCTCCTCAATGCTGTTAAGGCGCTAAACTACATTTGTACATTTACTTTTCTGATGGGTAATTCAACTTTAAAATAGCTGCTAACAGAGCTGAATCGCAACTTTACTAAACTTCCAAAAGTTTGAAAAAATTAGAATGGAGGATGTTCCGTGCTTTCAAATAATTCCGGGTGTTTCTTTTCAGGATGCTTAAACACCTTGTAGTCCCTCAATGTGACAGTAGGCCAGCTGGTTTTAACTCTTCTCAGCCGCAGCTACTTCCCATTAGGGTCTTACCGCCCAGTAGAGTCTCTCGAAGAGGACTCTACGGCATTCGCAGGCACAATCTTTAATTGTGGCGTCAAACTTCATGGAAAATATTCAGTATCCCCTGATAGAGGCAGTACCGAAATTTCTGCAGCAAACCTAATAAGAGGATTCCTGATCTCCGTTGTGCTGCGTGTGGAATGACTTGGTAGATGTTAGGCTGTAACGGATCTTGCAACACGCCCGTCATTACTTCCCTGCGGGTATCTCTTGAAAAGGATCCGTGCATTTTAATGTGTCATAGAGTGGGGTTGAGCTAATAGACAAATTTTTTTTTTTATTGTTGTAACCTGCATCGGAGCCGGCGCGTCAAAGGGGCAAATGTTTAACAAAAGGTCAAAAAAATGGAAATCGAATTTATTGCAATTTTTATTCCGATCATAGCCATCATAGGTGTGGTAATTATGATCATTTACTTAAGAAGATATACCAATGTAGAACGTCTCGCAATGATTGAAAAGGGAATGTCTCCGGGAGACCTGCCTAAATCCAGGGCAAATACCAGCGGGCCGCTCAGGTTCTCCCTGCTGTTGATCGGGATAGGCCTGGGGTTCATTGTGGGGTATTTTATAGATGCCAATACCAACATGAATGAACTCAGCTATTTCTCCATGCTCTTCATATTTGGAGGTATAGGTCTGGGGTTATCGTACATCATTGAAGAGAAAAAGGCCCGTGAAGAGGGGCTGACTAGATAAATATCAGGTTTACCAACCAATTTGTGGCCATTGTCAGTATGATGATGGCCACAATGTTTAGCCAGATCCCCGCTTTCATCATATCCCGCATACGGATATGACCGCTTGCAAAAACGATAGCATTTGGAGGTGTGGAAATAGGCATCATAAAGGCACAGCTCGAAGCCAGTGTAGCCGGGATCACCAATATCAGAGGGTTGACATCCAAACCATTGGCTACACCAATTACCACGGGAATAAAAATAGCGACCAAAGCTACGTTACTCATTAACTCAGTCATGAGCAACACAATTGCTGTTACTACAAGAGTAAGTGCCAACAGGCTTGTGCCATGATAATCGCTTACTGCATTGCCAATAAGTTGGATAATCCCAACCTCCTCAAGGCTTTTGGCAAGGCACATACCCCCTCCGAACAGGATCAGTATCCCCAATGGGAGTTTTGTGGTATCTTCCCATTGCAGCAGTGAGCTCGATCGGCTAAAATTGACCGGAACGATGAACATAAGTGCCCCACCGGCCATAGCAATAGTGGTGTCTGAAAGAAGGTTACTTCCTATAATCTGGTTCATTTGCGATTTGAATATCCAGCCTATGGCAGTTATAGCAAATATGCCCATCACCAGCATTTCCTCCCTGGAAACAGCACCAAGTTGATGTAGCTTATTCATGATCACCTGCTCGGAACCTTCAATATTTTTCATCCGGTTAGGAAACAACACCCTGGTAAGCAGGAAATAACAAGTTAATAACAGCAAAAATCCCGTAGGTATGCCCATCAGCAGCCATTGGCTGAATTGCATTTCGTAGCCAAGCATTTGCCTCAGGTATCCTGCCATTACAATATTCGGAGGAGTACCTATCAGGGTTATTGTTCCACCAATATTGGCTGCATAAGCAATACTGAGCATGAGACTGAGTGCAAAATTTTTGTGAGCCTTATCAGGGTTGATGCCCTCCAGAAGAAGGCTGATCACAGAAGTAGCAACAGGCAGCATCATTACTGCAGTGGCTGTATTGCTTATCCACATGCTCAGCAAAGCCGTGGAAAGCATGAACCCAAGGATAATGCCGTTGCCACTGGTGCCGGTTATTTTGATGAGATTGAGTGCTATACGTAAATGCAGGTTGTGCTTTTCCAGCGCAATGGCTATCATAAAACCTCCCATAAAAAGGAAAATGATCGGGCTGGCATATGGAGCCGTGGCCTCGGCAATTTTAAAGATCTGGAGCAGCGGCAGCATGATCATAGGAAGAAGGGCGGTTACAGGGATAGGTACCGCTTCCGTTATCCACCAGGTGACCATCCAGGCCGTCAGGGCCAAA
This region of Fulvivirga ulvae genomic DNA includes:
- a CDS encoding SLC13 family permease → MKRLNWLLILLGPLIFIIVLHFQDSQYLTPEIWRVLALTAWMVTWWITEAVPIPVTALLPMIMLPLLQIFKIAEATAPYASPIIFLFMGGFMIAIALEKHNLHLRIALNLIKITGTSGNGIILGFMLSTALLSMWISNTATAVMMLPVATSVISLLLEGINPDKAHKNFALSLMLSIAYAANIGGTITLIGTPPNIVMAGYLRQMLGYEMQFSQWLLMGIPTGFLLLLTCYFLLTRVLFPNRMKNIEGSEQVIMNKLHQLGAVSREEMLVMGIFAITAIGWIFKSQMNQIIGSNLLSDTTIAMAGGALMFIVPVNFSRSSSLLQWEDTTKLPLGILILFGGGMCLAKSLEEVGIIQLIGNAVSDYHGTSLLALTLVVTAIVLLMTELMSNVALVAIFIPVVIGVANGLDVNPLILVIPATLASSCAFMMPISTPPNAIVFASGHIRMRDMMKAGIWLNIVAIIILTMATNWLVNLIFI
- a CDS encoding trypsin-like peptidase domain-containing protein, coding for MSIENIKSNVYKIITSKGSGTGFILKDRNIWVTNYHVIAGNRQVTLEDHKMNRYLADVIFINPDVDIAFLVSGHEAPDAQPLVYQTDRTVSHSESVYVLGFPYGMPYTITEGIVSAPRQLMSGKHYIQTDAAVNPGNSGGPVVAADGTLIGIATSKFQNADNMGFAIPAAVLHEELDSVSSHTEKSMALKCSSCAELITTPTEYCASCGVNIDLKYFDEIPLTDLAQFVEGAISGLGINPVLARSGVEAWEFHQGSSQIRIFTYNKNYLYATSPLNKLPKGNLEALLKYLLSNPVEPYQLGIYQNQIFISYRVAISDLYTSFREEIKKNLTQLSLKADEMDDFFIKNYNCEMTNFSKVE
- the ahcY gene encoding adenosylhomocysteinase, translated to MIEEKLKYKVKDISLAAWGRKEIELAEAEMPGLMALREEYGKEKPLKGARIAGCLHMTIQTAVLIETLVDLGADVTWSSCNIFSTQDHAAAAIAAAGIPVYAWKGMNAEEFDWCIEQTLIFPDGQPLNMILDDGGDLTNMVFDKYPQYVQGIKGLSEETTTGVHRLIEREKNGTLVMPAINVNDSVTKSKFDNKYGCKESLVDAIRRATDVMMAGKVAVVGGYGDVGKGSAASLRGAGARVIVTEIDPICALQAAMDGFEVKRMDDAVKEADIVVTATGNKDIIVGRHFESMKDKTIVCNIGHFDNEIDVAWLNKNAEKDEIKPQVDKYRLSNGNDIILLAEGRLVNLGCATGHPSFVMSNSFTNQTLAQIELWNNTENYENKVYTLPKHLDEKVARLHLQKIGVELEELSEDQAKYIGVTVEGPFKPDYYRY
- the nhaD gene encoding sodium:proton antiporter NhaD — its product is MYDSESVLLISIFIIGFTAIAFEHNLQVNKSWIALFTGSIMWIVVAIGEDEDLLREAMLHESAEIFALIVFLMGAMTLVEMMAHFRFFTWVESKLLILKISDRQLFWLMGLTTFIASALLDNLTSTLIMIQIGRHLYIRKRNFVVYVINIVIAANAGGAMSPVGDVTTIMLWLASKFTAWQILFYGFIPSVIAWIVPQAMLTLKITNEDRKSRETEEVLPLQWSIIFIGLFTFGFAVVVNLFHLPPFIGILLGLGACAIVIDYRLKKGTLKKRAGHIVNIIKTIDMATLNFFIGILLAVGALNYHGVLRDVALLIFGDNPAANPMAIIIGHTSLGLLSAVVDNVPLTAAVIKMLPEGITFTYWVLLAITAGTGGSILIIGSAAGVAAMGQVKELTIVRYVKLGTLPAFIGYMASVASWYLLFGVHL
- a CDS encoding anti-sigma factor family protein; this encodes MEKPLKITDELLLDYIDGLLSREEAARVEKACDQPQVASRLEELKKTDQLLLMTAALQTPSKNFSSKVMANLDKPIAKSVTYSRKNGLIILILALLTVIAGSLYMTESMLSLDMFDAVDLPQIGNLMEMPDVQLPDSVNLKIITDGLLFTVLILALLLLDKVVLRPFFKGRRTEMQY
- a CDS encoding RNA polymerase sigma factor → MKNLDDLIIIDKVLGGKRELYNQLIEKHKNYAFTIALNILNNREDAEEVAHDSFIKAYQNLAGFNRQSKFSTWLYRIVFNTAITCKRKQKIKKESLDTVKYTYYDSSAPEVELQDQKRFIKQALGKLPEIDRSILTLFYLKDFSLDEIAEITNMSFNTAKVRLHRARKKLADEMKTILKEEALNL
- a CDS encoding DUF6249 domain-containing protein gives rise to the protein MEIEFIAIFIPIIAIIGVVIMIIYLRRYTNVERLAMIEKGMSPGDLPKSRANTSGPLRFSLLLIGIGLGFIVGYFIDANTNMNELSYFSMLFIFGGIGLGLSYIIEEKKAREEGLTR